The Dreissena polymorpha isolate Duluth1 chromosome 4, UMN_Dpol_1.0, whole genome shotgun sequence region agagtaatattttttttaaagatcattgatTATCatgctcttttttttaaataaatactgtttagtttaataagttgtaagatatttcaggaaaacacattaccgtaattctaatttatttcaatacttataattgatctggattactttccatcgataatatttatgcttttggttTCGCTATTTTTTCTGAAATATTGAACCGTTTAAGAACGATTTAATTGGTTAAGATTTGAGaaactaaattctgattagataatcattgatttgatatatggataacggaattaaaacatacatgccagatctcgacgggacagtccgccagtttggtgattgttcccgatatgagacaatttgtccagATATTCGTTAAAACGttctataaattcacaataaaattagcTATTCAAGCTCTGTATGGCTAAAAGTTACATCGCTAacccctttattgccccctattgacAACCAACTTCTACTTCTGGAGTGCAACATTACCGGTATGTTACATGTAGGGATAGACTGCATTTAAGATTTAAGGTTAACCTATCGCgagaaaaaaacagcattttcaaAGCTTAAACAATGTATAAGGTACAGTAAGCTAAGTGAACAAAGCAATAAGTAGACTTATCAACTatgtaagaattaaattaaataaagcttactTGAAAAATAATTTTAGTGATGTTACGTTTATAACTTTGGTAACTTAAAACGAatgaatttaacattttaattccccaatatttaatgcttaatgacatgagcattaaatacatattagctatttaaatacaaacatcagtTAATTTGATAGTCAATGCAAgtgatttcgttccaaagaattattttatgtttattttactcatttcatatttcaaatatagattctatcttgcaaaacgcagtgttgcaaaacgcacacttGTATTGCTTCAAACTTAATACAGCCGGGATTCGATAataaatttcgtgaaattatgtacaaaagcatgaaactgtattcaccCGGTATTCGATAACAAATCTTGtgacaacatgttttaaaaattatgtgctCGTTTCGTTGTATTGCTTTGTTGCACCCTACTTTGGTCCATGTGAATTGCCGTGTCGCTAATGTAGACTAACCACAATAGTTATACCATCCCGATAAGTTAATGTGTTTTGCGACTCAATGCGTAAACATAATAACCAGACAGATCCCTTTAAAGCCCCATAaactctcaaaatcaacgaatatttcgttaatgatttcgtaaaataaagttaacccatacaaaatcagtgttgcgtatataatagccataattttaacgctagatgtggtctggtaacaatgtatcttgttaattctatgttaccagaccacatctagctttCACATTTTGGCTATTGTGTATTTAGTAAATACACAATGCTCGGGTCTAAGGCTATTTCTTGTTTCGCACAAAAGATTAAAATACTTCTTGAGGTATCCATGCTTGTTTTTGAACACCAAAGAAGATGGTTTAATATATCCTCGCGTAAAATATAGTTATATTCACGTTCGTCTTTGTAAAGTATTTCTTATTGAGCTTTCACAATATGGTACAGGCACACATTTGGATTGTCCAGTGATTTCCCGTTTCATTAGTCCAGATTGGAAACCCATTGTACCTAGAAAAGGTTTAAGGCCAATCATTTACACTGACATACTCAGTCAATTTTGGAAAAAGTTTTTTAGTAAATAAAGAGGGAAAACCAGGTTATATGTTTTAGAGGCTTGACAAAGAGACATTCTCCCACTTCTTAAAACCTCGGCAGTTTGATCCATCATACAGGGGCCGTATGACTGCCTCTTCTCTCCAACTTGACGGCTCATTactgcaaaagaaaaacaaaaccaaTTATTATAAGTCATCGgacatgcaacataaaaaaaggatattttaaatttcacaaAATTTAGTCAATCGTTCGGTACTTGAATGTGGTATGTAATTCCGAACACTATCAATTCCTCCTTTACACAACCCTACATCTTGATCATGAGGATCACACATGATCAGAACATGTTTCGAGATTATTATCTTTCATAGAACGCTACTGAaacgaaattatgtgttttgatTTAACCTTAGCAAAAAGTGTAAACAAATAGCGATCAAATAATTTCACTTACCGGAAGGCTGTGTATATCGGCAAATGTATTTTTCAGAAAAACTGGCTGCACCTTTACCTCAAATTTGCACCGAAAAGAAAGAGAAAGGAAGTGATGTCAAAATAATAACGTTATATTCCTGATATCTTTTACGGCACATGATTGGGTAAGAAATTTATCTTGTGTTCGGAATCAGGCACATGGTCGGATTATGAAGCACCCGCTCTAAGTTTATCTCATATTTAAAGCATCTTTAATGTGtgtttaaaatcatatttaaaaagcATATGACTACTAATAGCcataataattaaaatctaaaGTTTAAGTAGCAATAATGGACAGATTAATAAGCTGTTTATGATAGTTTTATTTCTGTGTGGatattcaaaatgatatttttacaacATACCGTATGGATATATTTAGATAGTACAATACATCACAACTCTACATAGAGTGATTAGTATGTAAGTCGGTATAGCAGTAGGCTTAATACTTTTTTGATTGATCTAAGCATTGTTTCGAATCGTGAAAGTTCCTACAATTTTTTGTGTAAGTATACGCATGCTATAtaattcaattattattaaattgccacttcattgttgttttaaataaactgatatatataaattatcaattgattaacacgtatttaaatatttcaatttcattaaacttttttattatgtaaaaaaaacaaatttaagacttattattatgttttaggcCAAGCGCCTTGtccagggttcgcacagggcttgaaaagtgcttgaaaacgagtccaaggcttgaaaagcccttgaacaaaggttggccttgaaaaagtgcttgaaaagtgcttatttcatgtaaaaaagccttgaaaatgtttatttatgctcaaaattacttttatcatcgctttaattattttacttaaatcgttcttaagggaaatattatgaaaatttatcataaattccttcgcgcaaaaaagttgaatacgaaatataagtttcgtacactatttagtacgaaacgttatgtgtacacgtcacagattatgtgtactacgtcagaggttctccattgtgatcaatttttgcgagtgaaaacgcagggatggggaagtgtcgtttcaaaccagggtggttaactgaataagaggagagagctggaagaactggaaaaggaaatcaattctgttaaagacaaaatgttatagtaactgactgctgttcaaatgtaatgaactagtctgtttgatgtgagcatagaaagagacaatgtgtttgtttgtaataacttttaaatgtaaatacagtacagccaatgcggaacaaacgtatttcgcgatccgcggcggcaaggcgaaacgagtcgatgccgcttcagtcgttgaagccgcgtcagtatgcggcggcaagtcgcatttcgccgcgaaacttcgcatctgtccgccgaggcatgccgcgatccgcgacatgatgccgagtcgatgcgcatcatgaaataaaaaatcttcaatttttttagttacatgtagttaacaaattttgaaagaacaattataataataattaaaatcataataaatgtattgtgcgcggattgtcttagcatatacatgtaagcatagttaatgtgtcgggccaattaagtttgtttcccgcccgtagtgtatgtatttcacacataaacactgtcacgtaattatgttttcgcacatacaagtggtcaaggctccagcatatggttgatttatgaattaattgcatgttgattttgctattatatttaagctaagAAAATTAGCagcttgaagccacatcaataatcaagacggtgacgacgtatttgttgttttgttaattatcagcttattataactattgtttgaatatgtgtatgtaaacacgttttattttgttcatattatacagttaatatcgctactaattacccgataattctgtatattccagttttaaagcaaatgctggtaaatatttacgatacacaaacattctcgatatttccttaagtatcaaatacattttggcatgtgttactatttatagagatgatgaaataacgtctaatcggtgctttttttcaactgaacacgcgatttacgcttgacgtgatgttcatgtatttatacaacacaaaatacacccaaactttccaaacgacgttctacatgtctgcataattttcgcgcgctttttatgaaacaaaggatattttagcactgtttatttgacgctagaatttgccaaaggtcgcgttagcattaaaattcggaagtgtgtttcggattacaaatttaataatgataatcgaacgaaacattaacagttgcgcgtaattaattctacgcttcacatacatgtatgtacatgtaggtggatatcttttcactcgatctgccgcgtacgtatgcggcggatttactccgcgaaattacgcgaggttaatacagactctgcgtcgttgcgcgTATCGATGCCgattgccacggcgatacgccgcgtgaacacacgattcggcggccgcgtactaataatctggccgtggcgtagccgcggattatgtttgagccgcgttggctgtactgtacatatgtGACACTCATTGTGTTAAGGATGGATAACctgtatttctatgtaataactagaaataacatgtatgagttattgtggaataagtgtaatgtgtttgagcaaataaaaaaaatgatatttactatgtaaatctggtttgaaaatgcagtttttaaaggaaactaacgtacggtgctcggccttgaaaatgaaaatttggccttgaaaagtccttgaaaagtgcttgaatttaggtttgagatttctgtttgaaccatgttgTCACATAGACAGCGGGTTTGCCTGTGTTAAAAAGGCTTACAGACGAAGCGACGTGGAGACAATGGACGAGTTGGCAGCGGTTGTGGACGGATCGAGTAGCACGAACGCTGCAGTTCGTTACCCAGCGTGATGCTGGCGTAACTGGAAGTCGTTCATAGGCGAACACTTCAATGCGCTACCTGGCATACGGTATGTAGCAATAATTACATTATAGAAAATGTACTGGTATATTATACGCAAATAGTTTAATAACAATCCTACTGATTTgggcaaaatacaaataattaaaattaaaaaatgtgccCTTCTTCTGCAGGAAATATCAGTATTTCCGAATGTCGTCTGCCTACCCTGGCGTTGTCATGGCGAAGACATGCAGCGACGGTGAAGAAACCTCTTTGTGTTAATTGAAGAAACCAGGTTTCCTCTTCACGAACACCGACCGTCCAGTTCAGCTGCTCGCTCCTGGATTATCTGCAGCACGGCGCGACTACTTGCGTGATAAcgtgcgacctctattgtcagcTCGGGGTCAGGAAGGCTTCGCGTGTTAGACAGAATGTGACATTTTTACTGTTCTAACTGTGCTTAGTGTTTATTTAACCagttattgttaatgtattattgatTCTGTACTTTGTTTGTATaacaaaagtatataaacattccgatttcatttaaattatcaaacaaactaCGGTATTTATTTCGTGAAGAaaaacataaatcattatttacacaTTATATGACATAACCAAACAGTAACACATTTACGTCATCgatatcaacaacaacatcattgaAATTTTAAATGATGATGACGGACATTTCCAAATGAAATATGTACGACGCgagttcgaaaataaaatgatatatgacGCGGCGTCAAAATTACGACGTAATGACGCTCACTTAAGCGTAACTGGGGTTAACgaaaatgttaattgttttaggGCATATTTGGAAAAGTATgacattttatacatatatggAACCAGAAAAGAACGCAGATaccgaaaatgaaaaaaagtaaaaatcgaaAATTGTATCATTTGTGCTGGTTTTCTCATGGTGcgatacatatagagaaaactgtcccactccatgttttttcaccgatctggaccattttcgaactcatccgaaatatcaatgaaaccaatgttttgaccaagtttcatgatgattgggctaaaattgtgacttatagagtgttcacaaggtttctttatagccatataaggaatactgccccgccccctggcggccatatttttcaatggaccggaaccatttttcaactcaaccaacatatcattaagacaaacattttgacacagttgcatgaagattgggcatcaaatgtgacttctacagtgttcacaagttttttcctttttttgatatagtgacctagtttttgacccagcatgacccagtttcgaactcagtggAGGTATCAATGgggcaaatgttctgacaaagtttcatgaagatcggacaataaatgtggcctctgaagtgttcacaatgaaaatgttgacgccgcacgacgtacgacggacaaaaggcgatcacaaaagctcaccatgagcacagctcaggtgagctaaaaaggccttggcaaacagcgtagacccagatgagaggcgTCTCATGAGGGTCTGTGCTGttagcttaaaggaatttctgtaagaagtattttaaataaagaaataaatatgctagaaatccctaattttggaaataaattgatccaatttagaagtatgggagagtccactaggcataaatgggttaaagaacaCTTTTTACGAATGACTTGAAATAAGCTTTGCCATTGCAAATATAGCATGAAACcagtaaatattgaaaacaagaaaaaaaagaaacacacacaaaTTACTGCACCAATACACTCTCTTCGAGGTCAGGAAATCATCGATTAAATGCATCACACGAATCTATTCGAAGCTTTTTTACTCCCATTTTGACTCGGAGTTTGAAAATACAAATGTCAGACTCGTTTGCAAagtcaaaataataacaaataagaaCAAAATCACAAAATTTTACCGACCCTCAGAAACATGTGTTGACGGCTTAATTTTGACTCGTGACTTTTCGGTTTTTAGGAAACCCCTGAtccatttataattattatagtcACGACGGTATATCGTCTGGTACTCTGCACGGTTCAGAGCTGTACGCCCATTCGAACGTGTCCGGTATCTGTTTCCTAAAGTGGTCCTGTTTATTCATCATCTCACATAAACGGCACATCGCGTTTTGGTAAACGCTGGAATAACTGTCCGCGTAGAACTTGTCCTTATCTTTCAGTCTTTCGGCGTATAACTCCGGCGACATGTGCAGTGCGGCGAGATATTCCCCTAGCTCGTCGACACTTTGGAAGGAATCCGTACTTATAACTGTCCCAGACGGAAATGTAGCTGACGCTTCGCCTTGGCCACCTCCTCTAGTGACTATTAAAGTATCGTAATTGTAATTCTCGAATAGTTTTTCTGTAAAATAGCCCCTACATAAAGAATTTTCAAATGCTAAAAAGAACTTGTAGGTACTGTTTAAAATATCGAAGCAATTGTCGTGGACATATTGCGTCCCACATGTCCAAGGATGTCCGCATTTACCTTTTATATCGATAGGAATGTACCGTTGCAAAATCTTGGCGTATTTTTCTCTTTCAGCTTTATTATTACAATGTGAACTTATTAAAATCCCGCCACGAAATTTCTGTAACGCTATTGCGGAATAATTTCGAATGTTTGCATGAGTTCTCTGCTGCAGCTTGCCGTACGGTAGAAAAATATCCGTATTCGTTTTGTCGTATGTCATTGTCCAATTAAACCTATGCCTCCAGTTTTCGTCTGACCATTCGTCTCCGTCGATATTGTAATGAACTGGGCTTTCGTCTGCTGCGAAAATCCACACTTGTCCCAAGGGACGGCGAATCGGCTTTAAAACATCTTGACGTAAATGACGTCCATAAAATATCACAGCGTGACTGCGTTCTAACTCACACTGGTCAAACAGCATGGCACAGTTGCTGAATTTACATCGGGTAAATCCGCTGTATTTCGCTTCCGGTCTGGTCGTAAGAAATAATGGCGGATTATACCAAAGGATCCTGTAGATGCCGTCTGAGAAAGTCACGTTGGTTGGGAGGTTTTCAATCTGAAAGCATATAAATAATTCAATAAGCCAATGAGAACTTTATATTTGTCTATCTTCAAAGGAATACCGGTATATGTTTTTTGGTGTATGAACAAATCAACCGCAGAGTAAACAAGCGAATGTGTTGAATTGATAGCCCAAGCCGAATACATTGTATTAATTGATGTATGCAGAACTAAAAGATATGGTAATTTGAAAGGATGTGCATTTTGTCAATTATCTGCACATGTGATGTGTTTTCAACAGGCAATACAATGCAGGAATCTTTTTTTTATGAATCAATTAACAGTGAAAACGAAGGTAGCATCTGTTTAATGAATCAATAAACGATGAAAACATTGTGCCAGAAGGATATTTTTCTTGTTATGCGAATTTTCTTCTTTTGTCGAAATGATTTCAAATATGAACTGCTGCAATCTTCAAAAATGTTTTAGCAGGTACCAAACACTGTAACAGTAACATTCCATACACACCACCATTTATTCTAGTATGGTTGCAACGATGAAGTGGTGGTCTTTGTATGGCACAACGTAGCCGCAATGATGAATCATAGAAGGATATATGATCAAGTGAAGTATTCCTCCAAGGGTATGAGTTGGTGTATTTTAGTGGTGCGTCAAGCCAAGACTGTGTAGAAATCATTGTAATTGTAGTGCATCTACCGTTTGCATGAGGTCTCCAAGAATATTCGATTTATCGAACCTTGGCTCTTTTTACATGAGTCTCTGGTTATTGTAGGAATGGTACCACTGGATGATTAGAAGTAGTGGCGGATTAAGCACCGTGGGGCCCATATGAAGTGAAACTTTAGGGACCAACGCCCTAAGCCCCTAGTCGGACTAGTGACTACTAAAACGCCCTTACAAAATCAATTTAACTTGTTTAAATAAGCCGCCCAATGCCAAGGCTGGAAGAACATACAATgtgaaataattataaaattgtattataaaacAGTAATGCCAAATTATATTTACTGATTTTATGGTGGGAGGGGGCATTCATCAGGGGTATAACCAAGAGTGAAAGAGCATTGTGTTGACTTCTTAACCAATCTGAGCGCTAGTGAACATTTTGAAAACAGAATCACCAGCAACAATCCATACAATACCgttttgcaaataataaatgattGTCACTTGGTCAGACCATGACAAGCCTTTAATTCGAACATaacattgatataaaataattggCTTCGTAAAGTCATTTGATTAGGCCAGGTAAGTATGTAAGAAAAAATATTTCGTGGGGCCCATACAAGAAAATGAAGGGTCATGGATCTTGTGCACGgcacctctcctcattgatatctaaagATGCGCTCATAAAGTTTTATATTGAAATCTTACACAGTTTCTGAGATTCAGCCTTGAAAAATGtgttacagacggacggactgaggACAACGCAAAAACTACATACTTCGCCTTCGGAAGGGGATACTCAAAGCTAGCAGTAAATTACATTGTGAAACCATTCGATTGATAACGCTCGCATACAGCCTCAACCAGAGTTACCGCAGGTTCACattattatgaatatatttatcAGTTTTGCAAAAACGCAATAGCTTAGGACTGCACCACCTTAATGAATTATGTGTGCTTCTATCGACTTCTTATTTTTCGTAAAGCCATgattgttttatcatttaaaacataattGGGACGCTAAACATACACTTAAATTTGCACGGCCTAAGGTAACTCTATCATGTTCGTGTTCGATATGCAAAAAGCTGTGGGTCAGACTGGGGTAAAATTCTTCATCGCTCACTGGACCGTAAGACTCATCAAGAAATTCAAAACCACCCAAGAATTCTCATCTTGTAGTACGAGAGAGCGTTAGTTTGCCCATACCAAATTACAAAATCACAAACCCCAATATGGACATATACTAGTCAATGTGTGTGGATATTGAAGAATGTTTATAGTGCGATTTCGATTAATATCCCCGTTAAACATAAAACAAGTATACATTAACGACAGTACTATTGCAAATCACGTATAGTGGTGATCGCAAAGAATCCCTGCCCACACTATCAAATATGTTTCAATGTGCGTACCTTCTTctctacaatattttattatttggttTCATATATGGCTAGTTTTTACTGTAATTTTTACCATAAGATGCATTGGCCATGCATTAAAAACGTTTCGGGAAAAGTGCGTGTTACCACTTCCAACACTTATGTATGATACTTATAGTGACCACGTCTATAAAATAGATTTCTCCTATAgcaaatttaatattaaacatttataaaataagcaaaattAACTAAATGTgattaatacatataaataaagtaCAAGTACATTACTTTATTCCGAATAGTTGATATTCAACGaaatacttaacccatttatgcctagcgtctagaaaaaaggccctttcaaacagcgtagacccagatgagacgccgcatgatgcggcgtctcattagggtctgcgctgtttgcttaaaggaatttctgtaagaaatattctaaatatagaaataaatatactaaacatccctaattttggaaataaattgattcaaattagaaggatgggagagtccactaggcgtaaatgggttaaacaaagaCAACATTTAATGAGCAACGAATTTATCACCACGACGGATTGCTAAAGAAAAATACCAATAGACTGACTGATTCCGGAATCGGCTCGAGATTAGAAAAACCCCACTAATCCCTCGGTACAAATAGCaactggtccattatatcaaccaatgatttatttaaataataacggttgatatggtgtgtgattttgaaaggattagaAATtagtcagctttatttgtaccagcagattagtgtgTTTTTTCCAAAAGGTTGCTTTTCCGGAatacaaatgagtcgcgttctgagaacactgggaatattgcatgtgcgtaaagtgtcgtcccatattagcttgagcagtccgtacaggctaatcagggacgacactttccgcctaaatttgattttctgtaaggagggacttccttcaaactaaaaataccacaagagcggaaaagtgtcgtcccttattagcctgtgcggactgcacaggctaatcgggcacgaaccttttcgcacatgcattaagcccagttttctcagaacgcgactcaaatatttacaatgtgCATGCGTGCTATATAGGGCACAGAATAAACGAAACGTATTCATGAAAAGCGCGGAAGTTGTGAAAATCACTAATGAGTCTATTAAAGTTGTGTCATTTTATTCTACTGATTTAAACTTACAGTTAACAGCATGTATCATCGTATTGATTGAAAAAAGCAGATCacgttttaacaaaacaaacgaaATGCGGAAATCCGAGCCGCTAGTTCCATGACATTGAACCGTATTTCAAAATACGCATAGTTAAACGTTAATTGCTTTAAAGGGGCTaccaacagattggtaaattgacaaaattaaaaaaagttgtttcacattcgcaaattttcgttttttttaatgatatttttgaggaaatagaaatactgaccatttaccatgctcttaaatatccattatatgcatattttgacgatttgaaaacctgaaaattaaaaagcgtcgagcgacgcgaaacgattgaataatttggaaagttctgtgttgtagttatattttgggaaactacgagaattgcttatataggtaaaataTATATCCGCTCTAAACATGAGCATGGATGagcgagtggtctaggcgggagacattttactccaggactccaggtgtcagtggtttgaGCTCTGTTtatggttacttttttccttaaaaaaaattgtattcttgtcttttttactggagattttaggtcaaatgtttgtatttatcaatataaagcatttaatgacatgcttcaatacatgacaCAATCtcttggacggcccctttaagttcACAATTTATGACGGGGTTGATACGAGTATCTGTAAACCGACTCGCTTTAATTGAAGTAGATGGTCAAAATTGCTTTAACGCAAATAACCCCACTAC contains the following coding sequences:
- the LOC127879837 gene encoding glycoprotein 3-alpha-L-fucosyltransferase A-like — encoded protein: MGVSVTKRLLHGPLQIENLPTNVTFSDGIYRILWYNPPLFLTTRPEAKYSGFTRCKFSNCAMLFDQCELERSHAVIFYGRHLRQDVLKPIRRPLGQVWIFAADESPVHYNIDGDEWSDENWRHRFNWTMTYDKTNTDIFLPYGKLQQRTHANIRNYSAIALQKFRGGILISSHCNNKAEREKYAKILQRYIPIDIKGKCGHPWTCGTQYVHDNCFDILNSTYKFFLAFENSLCRGYFTEKLFENYNYDTLIVTRGGGQGEASATFPSGTVISTDSFQSVDELGEYLAALHMSPELYAERLKDKDKFYADSYSSVYQNAMCRLCEMMNKQDHFRKQIPDTFEWAYSSEPCRVPDDIPS